In one window of Corynebacterium mycetoides DNA:
- a CDS encoding type I polyketide synthase: MLNLTPLSSMRTPAVVFQGQGTAWQLALADAAASPATYERLRELIDAARTLTGPVARPLASSVPGVVDRLLAIMDPDTPTEADDADRLPAVSVPGIVLAQIAAVDQLRGLGFDMDSAALVGHSQGSLGVAAASDPVGALAFAFIMGAAASATAGSGDTRSRMLSVRGVHRETLARITGADPAVINGPRHIVLSGEPAELAAARTAIEAAAAAYNAKLEAAEFGGSEMAPQFDELPVAYPFHNPGNPGNAAAVDLAAEWAQRCGIDFEATSPRELAGAILHDQHDFPAQVQPLLEQGITHIIAFDSAVAGITAKLVVGSGVPVITADSAAARDNLARPGAEIPTAADYSRFAPRLVRLPDGLTYTQTRFSTLTGLSPIILGGMTPTTADGEIVAAAANAGYWTELAGGGMYSEEVFNAHKDTLVEHLEPGRTAQFNTMFFDRFLWNLQFGQTRMVPKARAAGVPFNGVCISAGIPEVEEATELLAQLRADGFPYIAFKPGTTTQVRAVLRIAEANPDVPVILMVEDGHAGGHHSWVDLDDLLTDTYAEVRAHDNAYLTVGGGVYSPERAAELITGEWATRWGLPAMPVDAVFIGTVAMATKEAKATDSVKDLLVHTAGLSPDDNGGWVARGTGRSGVASSQSHLLADIHDLDNAFARASRLITGLDIAEYGERRDEIIAALGATSKPFFGDIETMTYAEWVERFVELAYPFVDSSWNERFLAVLQRVESRLSETDHGEIESLFAAGVDAREGVEKLLAAYPTAREVHVSPRDAAWWIALHHAYPKPMPWVPAIDGNLKTWFGKDTLWQAQDERYTADQVRIIPGPVAVAGITTKNEPVAELLGRFEEASTRALASAGVGATEQFSRLADATSVEEYLRAAPTMVWHGHLMDNPAYAMDEGAFEIVEEADGWAIRIVTDSYWDNLPEEQRPFYVREVTIPIDLPQGAATGASPVVSDERLPASVYDLLAGLAGVGSVSEAGDAITEMPSLVDGVARASFTFPASLLAAHTAVTGAALGEDVAVGTPDVLVGPCWPAIYTALGSGMLPDGFPVIEGLLNAVHLDHLIDLRVPLRELADGRTIDVTSRCSAIDESSAGRIVTVELELSSGGEVVATQMHRFAIRGRATTTTPPEPAPQFGGGPDADAVEATPRSFVDRAVVTAPHDMTPFALVSGDYNPIHTSSNASGLVGLDAPLVHGMWLSATAQHVAGRHGEVTGWTYNMYGMVQLDDTVEITVERVGRVGIRPALEVTCRIGGDVVSRGQALLAQPRTAYIYPGQGVQAEGMGTGDREASPAAREIWRRADRHTRANLGFSIQRIVDDNPTEITVHGTAFKHPNGVLHLTQFTQVALAVVAYAQTERLRDANALATGAMFAGHSLGEYTALASLGGIFDLEAVIDIVYSRGSAMGSLVPRDAEGTSDYGMGALRPNMIGVSPDEVEAYVDGIAEESGEFLEIVNYNISGQQYSIAGTKRGLAALAAAANGVRERAFVTVPGIDVPFHSRVLRSGVPAFAAKLDELLPAEIDVATLEHRYVPNLVARPFELTQDFIDAVAREVPSERLTGVTVDNTPAGELARILLIELLAWQFASPVRWIETQDLLIGRVDQLIEVGLAASPTLTNLAKREMDVIGHHIPVLNVEASQDTVMLADVVAAPETEQPAEHEPTEQPEPAPAAPSPAPAGGSPTPDLPFSAADAIDVLFAFQNKIRVEQINGSDTIEELTGGVSSRRNQLLMDMSAELGVPAIDGAAESDVAVLRERVTTAAPGYTPFGTVLSEAVGARLRQVLGVAGLKPAHVGDHVTGTWALPTTWVPHVEAEILLGTRQEESVRGGSLGTLPSANSKSEVTALIDAAIANVAARHGITVHPAQAGSASGGGVVDSAALDAYRDEVTDTLVATARTLLSKLGIEDEHAEVEAPDTTILETVEAELGAGWISQVTPRFDARKAVLFDDRWAQAREDLARVAVGEADIPVERFRGTGETVAQQALWYADHGYSGPLAEIAQAAAEPAAGEYAGEIALVTGAAPGSIATALVERLLAGGATVIMTASNVSQARKEFARTLYRDHAVAGAALWLVPANLSSYRDIDALIAWLGEEQKETVGKDVRVIKPALIPTLAFPFAAPSVSGSLAEVGGNAETQARLLLWSVERTIAGLAELAQASDSMRRTHVVLPGSPNRGTFGGDGAYGEVKAALDAVVNKWSAETGWPDGVTLAQARIGWVAGTHLMGGNDALVPAAEDAGIHVWSPEEISREILTLATPEARDKAAEAPLDLDLTGGLADAGVSIAELARGAQAPAVGGADEGASTSEKKIKALPNLANPAQPDGVEVGEVTCPLEDMVVICGIGEVSSWGSGRTRREAEYGIRRDGDVDLTAAGVLELAWMTGLVRWAEDPNPGWYDADGAAIAEEDIYERFRDEVVARAGVRELTDKYFLTDLGSIDLAEVFLDRDVTFAVADEAEARDYEAADPAKTVVRNVDGEWTVTRLAGAKAALPRKATLTRTVAGQMPDDFDPAAWGIPAQMIDNMDRIAVWNLVTAVDAFVTAGFTPAELMRAIHPADVASTQGTGIGGMESLHKVFVSRLLGHERQSDILQEALPNVVAAHTMQSLVGGYGSMIHPVGACATAAVSIEEAVDKIAVGKADFVVAGGIDDVQVESLQGFGDMNATAETATMRAKGIADRFISRANDRRRGGFLEAEGGGTVLVARGSVAAELGLPVYAVIAYASSFGDGAHTSIPAPGLGVLAAARGGTSSRLARSLASLGLTADDVTVLSKHDTSTNANDPNESELHSLLWPAIGRDERAPMYVISQKTLTGHSKAGAALFQVGGLIDVLSSGTVPANASLDCVDPLVGEKATNLVWLRSPLALGKGTVKAAALTSLGFGHVGALVVLAHPGVFEAALAASGASVSEWRSRATARLRAGAGWLEAGMVGRRALFTQVENRRFHEGNAHDGEIALLLDPAARLGEDGVYPRG; this comes from the coding sequence ATGCTGAATCTCACCCCGCTGTCATCCATGCGCACACCCGCCGTCGTCTTCCAGGGCCAGGGCACCGCCTGGCAGCTCGCGCTCGCCGACGCCGCCGCCTCCCCCGCAACCTACGAGCGCCTGCGCGAGCTTATCGACGCCGCCCGGACGCTCACCGGCCCCGTCGCCCGCCCCCTGGCCTCGAGCGTGCCGGGCGTGGTGGACCGCCTACTCGCCATCATGGACCCGGACACGCCCACCGAGGCCGATGACGCCGACCGCCTGCCCGCCGTCTCCGTGCCGGGCATCGTGCTGGCGCAGATCGCCGCGGTGGACCAGCTTCGCGGGCTCGGTTTCGACATGGACTCCGCGGCGCTCGTGGGCCACTCCCAGGGCAGCCTCGGCGTGGCCGCGGCCTCGGACCCAGTTGGCGCGCTCGCGTTCGCGTTCATCATGGGCGCGGCCGCCTCCGCCACGGCCGGCTCCGGTGACACGCGCTCGCGCATGCTGTCCGTGCGCGGCGTGCACCGCGAGACGCTCGCGCGCATCACGGGTGCGGACCCCGCCGTGATCAACGGCCCGCGCCACATCGTCCTGTCCGGCGAACCCGCCGAGCTCGCCGCGGCGCGCACAGCGATCGAGGCGGCCGCGGCGGCGTACAACGCCAAGCTGGAGGCGGCGGAGTTCGGCGGCTCCGAGATGGCTCCCCAGTTCGACGAGCTGCCGGTCGCGTACCCGTTCCACAATCCGGGCAATCCGGGCAATGCAGCCGCCGTCGACCTGGCCGCCGAGTGGGCGCAGCGCTGCGGCATCGACTTCGAGGCCACCTCCCCGCGTGAGCTCGCCGGCGCCATCCTGCACGACCAGCACGACTTCCCCGCTCAGGTGCAGCCGCTGCTGGAGCAGGGGATCACCCACATCATCGCGTTCGATTCGGCCGTCGCGGGGATCACCGCCAAGCTCGTCGTCGGCTCCGGCGTGCCCGTCATCACCGCCGACTCCGCCGCGGCCCGGGACAACCTCGCCCGGCCGGGCGCGGAAATCCCCACCGCTGCCGACTACTCCCGCTTCGCGCCGCGGCTGGTGCGCCTGCCCGACGGCTTGACCTACACCCAGACCCGGTTCTCCACGCTGACCGGCCTGTCTCCCATCATCCTCGGCGGGATGACCCCCACCACCGCCGACGGGGAGATCGTCGCGGCTGCCGCGAACGCCGGCTACTGGACGGAGCTGGCCGGCGGCGGCATGTACTCCGAGGAGGTGTTTAACGCCCACAAGGACACCTTGGTGGAGCACCTCGAGCCGGGCCGCACCGCCCAGTTCAACACCATGTTCTTCGACCGGTTCCTGTGGAACCTGCAGTTCGGCCAGACCCGCATGGTGCCCAAGGCACGCGCGGCCGGCGTCCCTTTCAACGGCGTGTGCATCTCCGCCGGTATCCCCGAGGTCGAGGAGGCCACCGAGCTGCTCGCCCAGCTGCGTGCCGACGGTTTCCCCTACATCGCCTTCAAACCGGGCACGACCACCCAGGTCCGCGCGGTGCTGCGCATCGCGGAGGCCAACCCGGACGTGCCCGTCATCCTCATGGTCGAAGACGGCCACGCCGGCGGCCACCACTCGTGGGTCGATTTGGACGACCTGCTCACGGACACCTACGCGGAGGTGCGCGCCCACGACAATGCCTACCTCACCGTCGGCGGCGGCGTGTACTCCCCGGAGCGCGCCGCGGAGCTGATCACCGGCGAGTGGGCCACGCGCTGGGGTCTGCCGGCAATGCCCGTGGACGCCGTGTTCATCGGCACCGTCGCCATGGCAACCAAGGAGGCCAAGGCCACCGACTCCGTCAAGGACCTGCTGGTGCACACCGCGGGGCTGAGCCCCGATGACAACGGCGGCTGGGTCGCGCGGGGCACCGGGCGCAGCGGCGTCGCGTCGTCGCAAAGCCACCTGCTGGCGGATATCCACGACCTGGACAACGCGTTCGCCCGGGCATCCCGGCTGATCACCGGCCTGGACATCGCCGAGTACGGCGAGCGCCGCGACGAGATCATCGCCGCGCTGGGGGCGACCTCCAAACCGTTCTTCGGCGACATCGAGACGATGACCTACGCCGAGTGGGTCGAACGCTTCGTCGAGCTGGCCTACCCGTTCGTCGACTCCTCGTGGAACGAGCGCTTCCTGGCGGTGCTGCAGCGGGTGGAGTCGCGCCTGAGCGAGACCGACCACGGCGAGATCGAGTCGCTCTTTGCCGCAGGTGTCGACGCCCGCGAGGGCGTAGAGAAGCTGCTGGCGGCGTACCCGACGGCGCGCGAGGTACACGTCTCCCCGCGCGACGCCGCCTGGTGGATCGCTCTGCACCACGCCTACCCGAAGCCGATGCCGTGGGTGCCGGCCATCGACGGCAACCTGAAGACGTGGTTTGGCAAGGACACCCTGTGGCAAGCCCAGGACGAGCGCTACACCGCGGACCAGGTGCGCATCATCCCGGGCCCCGTCGCGGTGGCCGGCATCACGACAAAGAACGAGCCGGTCGCTGAGCTGTTGGGGCGCTTCGAGGAGGCGTCGACACGCGCGCTTGCGTCCGCGGGCGTGGGCGCGACCGAGCAGTTCTCCCGCCTCGCGGATGCGACCAGCGTCGAGGAGTACCTGCGCGCGGCCCCGACCATGGTGTGGCACGGACACCTCATGGACAACCCCGCCTACGCGATGGACGAGGGCGCATTCGAGATCGTCGAGGAGGCCGACGGCTGGGCGATCCGCATCGTCACCGACTCCTACTGGGACAACCTGCCCGAGGAGCAGCGCCCGTTCTACGTGCGCGAGGTGACCATCCCCATCGACCTGCCCCAAGGTGCCGCCACCGGCGCCTCCCCCGTCGTCTCCGACGAGCGCCTGCCCGCATCCGTCTACGACCTCCTCGCGGGGCTGGCGGGCGTGGGATCGGTCTCCGAGGCAGGCGACGCGATCACCGAGATGCCCTCGCTTGTCGACGGCGTCGCCCGCGCCTCGTTCACCTTCCCCGCCTCCCTGCTCGCCGCGCACACCGCCGTGACCGGTGCGGCGCTGGGAGAGGACGTCGCGGTGGGCACCCCGGACGTGCTCGTCGGCCCCTGCTGGCCGGCGATCTACACCGCGCTCGGCTCCGGCATGCTGCCGGACGGCTTCCCCGTCATCGAGGGCCTGCTCAACGCCGTTCACCTCGACCACCTCATCGACCTGCGCGTGCCGTTGCGCGAGCTTGCCGACGGCCGCACCATCGACGTCACCTCGCGCTGCAGCGCCATCGACGAGTCCTCCGCCGGGCGCATCGTCACCGTCGAACTCGAGCTCTCCTCCGGCGGCGAGGTTGTGGCCACCCAGATGCACCGCTTCGCCATCCGCGGCCGCGCCACCACGACCACCCCGCCAGAACCCGCCCCGCAGTTCGGCGGCGGGCCGGACGCGGACGCGGTGGAGGCCACCCCGCGCTCCTTCGTCGACCGCGCGGTGGTCACCGCCCCGCACGACATGACACCGTTCGCGTTGGTCTCCGGCGACTACAACCCGATCCACACCTCGTCGAACGCTTCGGGCCTGGTGGGCCTTGACGCCCCGCTGGTGCACGGCATGTGGCTCTCGGCCACCGCCCAGCACGTCGCCGGGCGCCACGGGGAGGTGACCGGCTGGACGTACAACATGTACGGCATGGTGCAGCTGGACGACACCGTGGAGATCACCGTCGAGCGCGTCGGGCGCGTGGGCATCCGCCCGGCGCTTGAGGTGACGTGCCGCATCGGCGGCGACGTGGTCTCGCGCGGCCAGGCGCTGCTCGCCCAGCCGCGCACCGCCTACATCTATCCGGGCCAGGGCGTCCAGGCCGAGGGGATGGGCACCGGCGACCGCGAGGCGAGCCCCGCCGCCCGCGAAATCTGGCGCCGCGCCGACCGCCACACCAGGGCCAACCTCGGGTTTTCCATCCAGCGCATCGTGGACGACAACCCGACCGAGATCACCGTGCACGGCACCGCGTTCAAGCACCCGAACGGGGTGCTGCACCTGACCCAGTTCACCCAGGTCGCGCTCGCTGTGGTGGCCTACGCGCAGACCGAGCGGCTGCGCGACGCCAACGCGCTGGCCACCGGCGCGATGTTCGCCGGGCATTCGCTCGGCGAGTACACGGCGCTTGCGTCACTCGGCGGGATTTTCGACCTCGAGGCCGTGATCGACATCGTCTACTCGCGCGGCTCCGCCATGGGTTCGCTCGTCCCGCGCGACGCCGAGGGCACCTCGGACTACGGCATGGGCGCGCTGCGGCCGAACATGATCGGCGTGTCCCCCGACGAGGTCGAGGCGTACGTGGACGGCATCGCCGAGGAGTCCGGCGAGTTCCTGGAGATTGTGAACTACAACATCTCCGGCCAGCAGTACTCCATCGCCGGCACGAAGCGCGGCCTCGCCGCCTTGGCGGCTGCCGCCAACGGGGTGCGCGAGCGTGCATTCGTCACCGTGCCGGGGATCGACGTCCCCTTCCACTCCCGCGTGCTGCGCTCCGGCGTGCCCGCCTTCGCCGCCAAACTCGACGAGCTCCTGCCCGCCGAGATCGACGTGGCCACCCTCGAGCACCGCTACGTGCCCAACCTGGTGGCGCGCCCGTTCGAGCTGACCCAGGACTTCATCGACGCCGTGGCACGCGAGGTCCCCTCCGAGCGCCTGACCGGCGTGACGGTGGACAACACCCCGGCAGGCGAGCTCGCCCGCATCCTGCTCATCGAGCTCCTGGCCTGGCAGTTCGCCTCCCCGGTGCGCTGGATTGAGACCCAGGATCTGCTCATCGGGCGCGTGGATCAGCTCATCGAGGTCGGCCTCGCGGCATCCCCGACGCTGACCAACCTGGCCAAGCGCGAGATGGATGTCATCGGGCACCACATCCCCGTGCTCAACGTCGAGGCGAGCCAGGACACGGTCATGCTCGCAGACGTCGTCGCCGCGCCCGAAACCGAGCAGCCCGCGGAGCACGAGCCCACGGAGCAGCCTGAGCCAGCGCCCGCAGCCCCCTCCCCGGCCCCGGCCGGCGGATCGCCCACCCCCGACCTGCCGTTTAGCGCCGCCGACGCGATCGACGTGCTCTTCGCCTTCCAGAACAAGATCCGCGTCGAGCAGATCAACGGCTCCGACACGATCGAGGAGCTCACCGGCGGCGTGTCGTCTCGACGCAACCAGCTGCTCATGGACATGTCCGCCGAGCTGGGGGTGCCCGCCATCGACGGCGCCGCCGAGTCGGACGTGGCCGTGCTGCGCGAGCGCGTGACCACCGCCGCGCCCGGCTACACGCCGTTCGGCACCGTGCTCTCGGAGGCCGTGGGTGCCCGCCTGCGCCAGGTCCTCGGCGTGGCGGGGCTCAAGCCCGCGCACGTCGGCGACCACGTCACCGGCACCTGGGCGCTGCCCACCACGTGGGTCCCCCACGTCGAGGCGGAGATCCTGCTGGGCACCCGCCAGGAGGAGTCGGTGCGCGGCGGCAGCCTGGGCACCCTCCCGTCCGCGAACTCGAAGTCCGAGGTCACCGCGCTTATCGACGCCGCCATCGCCAACGTCGCCGCCCGCCACGGCATCACCGTCCACCCGGCGCAGGCCGGCTCGGCTTCCGGCGGCGGGGTGGTCGATTCCGCCGCCCTGGACGCCTACCGCGACGAGGTGACCGACACCCTGGTCGCCACCGCGCGGACCCTGCTGTCCAAGCTCGGCATCGAGGACGAGCACGCCGAGGTCGAAGCCCCCGACACGACCATCCTCGAGACCGTCGAGGCGGAGCTGGGCGCGGGCTGGATCTCCCAGGTCACCCCCCGCTTCGACGCGCGCAAGGCCGTGCTTTTCGACGACCGCTGGGCGCAGGCGCGCGAGGACCTCGCCCGCGTCGCCGTGGGCGAGGCGGACATCCCGGTGGAGCGCTTCCGCGGCACCGGTGAGACCGTCGCGCAGCAGGCGCTCTGGTACGCCGACCACGGCTACTCCGGCCCGCTCGCCGAGATCGCCCAGGCCGCCGCCGAGCCTGCCGCCGGCGAGTATGCCGGCGAGATCGCCCTGGTCACGGGCGCCGCCCCCGGATCCATCGCGACGGCGCTGGTGGAGCGCCTGCTCGCCGGCGGCGCGACGGTGATCATGACCGCCTCGAACGTCAGCCAGGCGCGCAAGGAGTTCGCGCGCACCCTCTACCGCGACCACGCGGTGGCCGGCGCCGCGCTGTGGCTCGTGCCCGCGAACCTGTCGAGCTACCGCGACATCGACGCGCTTATCGCGTGGCTGGGCGAGGAGCAGAAGGAAACCGTGGGCAAGGACGTGCGGGTGATAAAGCCCGCGCTGATCCCCACCCTGGCGTTCCCCTTCGCCGCGCCGAGCGTCTCCGGCTCCCTGGCGGAGGTCGGCGGCAACGCCGAGACCCAGGCGCGCCTGCTGCTCTGGTCGGTCGAGCGCACCATCGCCGGGCTCGCGGAGCTGGCGCAGGCGTCCGATTCCATGCGGCGCACCCACGTCGTCCTGCCGGGCTCGCCCAACCGCGGCACCTTCGGCGGGGACGGCGCCTACGGGGAGGTCAAGGCGGCACTCGACGCCGTGGTGAACAAGTGGTCCGCCGAGACCGGCTGGCCCGACGGCGTCACCCTGGCCCAGGCGCGCATCGGCTGGGTCGCGGGAACGCACCTCATGGGCGGCAACGACGCGCTGGTCCCCGCCGCCGAGGACGCGGGCATCCACGTGTGGAGCCCGGAGGAGATCTCCCGCGAGATCCTCACCCTGGCCACGCCCGAGGCGCGGGACAAGGCGGCCGAGGCGCCGCTGGATCTCGACCTCACCGGCGGCCTCGCTGACGCCGGCGTGTCCATCGCGGAGCTGGCCCGGGGCGCGCAGGCGCCTGCGGTCGGGGGCGCGGACGAGGGGGCGTCGACAAGCGAAAAGAAGATCAAAGCGCTTCCGAACCTGGCCAACCCGGCCCAGCCGGACGGTGTCGAGGTGGGCGAGGTGACCTGCCCGCTCGAGGACATGGTCGTCATCTGCGGCATCGGCGAGGTCTCCTCCTGGGGGTCGGGCCGCACCCGCCGCGAAGCCGAGTACGGCATCCGGCGCGACGGGGACGTGGATCTCACCGCGGCCGGCGTGCTCGAGCTCGCGTGGATGACCGGGCTCGTGCGCTGGGCCGAGGACCCGAACCCGGGGTGGTACGACGCCGACGGCGCCGCGATCGCCGAGGAAGACATCTACGAGCGCTTCCGCGACGAGGTTGTCGCCCGCGCCGGCGTGCGCGAGCTGACCGACAAGTACTTCCTCACCGACTTGGGCTCCATCGACCTGGCGGAGGTCTTCCTCGACCGCGACGTCACCTTCGCGGTGGCCGACGAGGCTGAGGCGCGCGACTACGAGGCCGCCGACCCCGCCAAGACGGTGGTGCGCAACGTCGACGGCGAGTGGACCGTGACGCGGCTCGCGGGCGCGAAGGCGGCGCTGCCGCGCAAGGCGACGCTCACCCGCACCGTCGCCGGGCAGATGCCGGACGATTTCGACCCCGCGGCCTGGGGCATTCCGGCGCAGATGATCGACAACATGGACCGCATCGCGGTGTGGAACCTGGTCACCGCCGTCGACGCCTTCGTCACCGCAGGCTTTACCCCGGCCGAGCTGATGCGGGCCATTCACCCGGCCGACGTCGCCTCGACGCAGGGCACCGGCATCGGGGGCATGGAGTCGCTGCACAAGGTGTTCGTCTCGCGCCTGCTCGGCCACGAGCGGCAGAGCGACATCCTGCAGGAGGCGCTGCCGAACGTGGTTGCGGCGCACACGATGCAGTCGCTCGTCGGCGGGTACGGCTCGATGATCCACCCGGTCGGCGCCTGCGCCACCGCCGCCGTGTCCATCGAGGAGGCCGTGGACAAGATCGCCGTGGGCAAGGCCGACTTCGTCGTCGCCGGCGGCATTGACGACGTCCAGGTCGAATCCCTGCAGGGCTTCGGCGACATGAACGCCACGGCGGAAACCGCCACCATGCGCGCCAAGGGTATCGCCGACCGCTTCATCTCCCGCGCCAACGACCGGCGCCGCGGCGGCTTCCTCGAGGCGGAGGGTGGCGGAACAGTCCTGGTGGCGCGCGGCTCCGTGGCGGCTGAACTGGGCTTGCCGGTCTACGCGGTGATCGCCTACGCCTCCTCCTTCGGCGACGGAGCGCACACCTCCATCCCGGCGCCCGGGCTGGGCGTGCTCGCCGCCGCGCGCGGCGGGACGTCGTCGCGCCTGGCGCGCTCGCTGGCGTCGCTCGGCTTGACGGCTGACGACGTCACCGTGTTGTCCAAGCACGACACCTCCACCAACGCCAACGACCCGAACGAGTCCGAGCTGCACTCGCTGCTCTGGCCGGCGATCGGTCGCGACGAGCGCGCGCCGATGTACGTCATCTCCCAGAAGACGCTCACCGGCCACTCCAAGGCAGGCGCCGCGCTCTTCCAGGTCGGCGGGCTTATCGACGTCCTGTCCAGTGGCACCGTCCCCGCCAACGCCTCCCTGGACTGCGTCGACCCGCTGGTGGGCGAGAAGGCGACAAACCTGGTGTGGCTGCGCTCCCCCCTGGCCCTGGGCAAGGGGACGGTGAAGGCCGCCGCGCTGACCTCCCTGGGCTTCGGGCACGTCGGCGCGCTGGTGGTCCTGGCCCACCCGGGCGTGTTCGAGGCGGCCCTGGCCGCCTCCGGTGCGTCGGTTTCGGAGTGGCGCTCGCGGGCGACGGCGCGCCTGCGCGCAGGTGCGGGCTGGTTGGAGGCCGGCATGGTGGGCCGCCGCGCGCTGTTTACCCAGGTGGAGAACCGCCGCTTCCACGAGGGCAACGCCCATGACGGGGAGATCGCCCTGCTTCTCGATCCCGCGGCGCGACTCGGGGAGGACGGTGTGTACCCCAGGGGGTAG
- a CDS encoding acyl-CoA carboxylase subunit beta: MTLSPSKPIDDLADTPRTTADKIADLLRRRKASLTPMGEAAHDKVRAAGRMTARERLDYLLDEGSFVETGQLARHRTHDFGMYSKRPLTDGIVTGFGTVDGREVCVFSQDGTVFGGALGEVYGEKMVAIQELAVTTGRPLIGLYEGAGARIQDGAVSLDWIAATFFQNVKASGVVPQISVIMGACAGGNAYSPALTDFVVMVDQTSKMFVTGPDVIKTVTGEDITQEELGGAWTHMGNAGNCHYVASSDADALDWVGDLISYLPSNSRQRPPAEDAEPDTEITETDLELDAVIPDTANQPYDVREVISRIVDDGEFMEIMEQRAENVVVAFGRIEGEVVGFVANQPSVFAGCLDIDSSAKAARFVRTCDAFNVPLVLLVDVPGFLPGAAQEHDGILRHGAKLLYAYGEATVPKITVTLRKAYGGAYCVMGSKGLGADVNLAWPTAQIAVMGAAGAVGFINRKEIAAARDSGMGDEELADLIASFEREYEDTILNPYNAAERGLIDAVIVPSETRTAIAANLRLLRGKNVARPARKHGNIPL; the protein is encoded by the coding sequence ATGACGCTTTCGCCCTCCAAACCAATAGACGACCTCGCGGACACACCGCGCACCACGGCGGACAAGATCGCCGACCTCCTCCGTCGCCGCAAAGCCTCGCTCACCCCCATGGGCGAGGCCGCCCACGACAAGGTCCGGGCCGCGGGCCGGATGACGGCGCGCGAGCGCCTCGACTACCTGCTCGACGAAGGCTCCTTCGTGGAGACGGGCCAGCTCGCCCGGCACCGCACGCACGACTTCGGCATGTACTCCAAGCGGCCGCTAACCGACGGCATCGTCACCGGCTTCGGCACCGTCGACGGCCGGGAAGTGTGCGTCTTCTCCCAGGACGGGACGGTCTTCGGCGGCGCCCTCGGAGAGGTATACGGCGAGAAGATGGTCGCCATCCAAGAGCTCGCCGTGACCACCGGCCGCCCGCTCATTGGCCTGTACGAGGGCGCGGGCGCGCGCATCCAGGACGGCGCCGTGTCGCTGGACTGGATCGCGGCGACCTTCTTCCAAAATGTCAAGGCCTCGGGCGTGGTCCCGCAGATCTCCGTCATCATGGGCGCGTGCGCGGGCGGCAACGCATACTCTCCCGCCCTGACCGATTTCGTGGTCATGGTGGACCAGACGTCGAAAATGTTCGTCACCGGCCCAGACGTGATCAAGACCGTCACCGGCGAGGACATCACGCAGGAGGAGCTCGGCGGCGCGTGGACGCACATGGGCAACGCCGGCAACTGCCACTACGTCGCCTCCAGCGACGCCGACGCGCTCGATTGGGTGGGCGACCTCATCTCGTACCTGCCCAGCAACAGCCGCCAGCGCCCGCCGGCAGAGGACGCCGAACCGGACACCGAGATCACCGAGACCGACCTCGAGCTCGACGCCGTCATACCCGACACGGCGAACCAGCCGTACGACGTGCGCGAGGTGATCAGCCGAATCGTCGACGACGGCGAGTTCATGGAGATCATGGAGCAGCGCGCCGAGAACGTCGTGGTCGCTTTCGGGCGCATCGAGGGGGAGGTCGTCGGCTTCGTGGCCAACCAGCCGAGCGTGTTCGCCGGCTGCCTCGACATCGACTCCTCCGCCAAGGCCGCGCGGTTCGTGCGCACCTGCGACGCCTTCAACGTCCCCCTCGTGCTGCTTGTCGACGTCCCCGGGTTCCTGCCCGGCGCCGCTCAAGAGCACGACGGCATCCTGCGCCACGGCGCGAAGCTGCTCTACGCCTACGGGGAAGCGACGGTGCCGAAGATCACGGTCACGCTGCGCAAGGCCTACGGCGGCGCGTACTGCGTGATGGGTTCGAAGGGCCTGGGCGCGGACGTGAACCTGGCGTGGCCCACCGCCCAGATCGCGGTGATGGGGGCGGCCGGCGCCGTCGGCTTCATCAACCGCAAGGAGATCGCCGCGGCGCGCGACTCCGGCATGGGTGACGAGGAGCTGGCGGACCTCATCGCCTCGTTCGAACGCGAGTACGAAGACACCATCTTGAACCCCTACAACGCCGCCGAGCGCGGGCTGATCGACGCGGTCATTGTGCCGTCGGAAACCCGCACCGCGATCGCCGCCAACCTGCGCCTTCTGCGCGGCAAGAACGTGGCGCGGCCCGCCCGCAAGCACGGCAACATCCCCCTCTAA
- the acpS gene encoding holo-ACP synthase AcpS: MHVGTDIVHIPALGAQLATPGSTFDRVFTERELRDCAAKPQRASSLAARWAAKEAYVKAWSQSLYGSPPVLAEVDFRDIEVVSDAFGRVAIALRGEVAAAGPPAQSLSVSHDGEYAVAVCVVG, encoded by the coding sequence ATGCACGTCGGCACAGATATCGTCCACATCCCCGCCTTGGGCGCGCAGCTGGCGACGCCGGGCTCCACCTTCGATCGGGTGTTCACGGAACGCGAGCTCCGCGACTGCGCCGCCAAGCCCCAGCGGGCGTCCTCGCTCGCCGCACGCTGGGCCGCCAAGGAGGCGTACGTGAAGGCGTGGTCGCAGTCGCTCTACGGCTCGCCGCCCGTGCTGGCGGAGGTGGACTTCCGGGACATCGAGGTGGTTTCGGATGCGTTCGGACGCGTGGCCATCGCCCTGCGCGGGGAGGTGGCCGCTGCCGGCCCGCCCGCGCAGTCTCTGTCGGTGTCCCATGACGGGGAGTACGCGGTGGCGGTGTGCGTGGTGGGCTGA